One genomic segment of Amycolatopsis sp. WQ 127309 includes these proteins:
- a CDS encoding DUF3180 domain-containing protein — protein MHFTRPRDLVVAGVLGLVLGYLLFQMAYGSLPQLPLLAGVTFAVLAVIEAVLAFRVRSRIRNGRVVAAIGIARSVALAKASSLAGAFMAGAWLAALAYLFPRRDELVAAVLDTRAAVVGVVSAALLVAAGLWLEHCCRTPRDQPRERTRGTTG, from the coding sequence ATGCACTTCACCCGGCCTCGCGACCTGGTGGTGGCCGGGGTACTCGGCCTGGTCCTCGGTTACCTGCTCTTCCAGATGGCCTACGGCTCGCTGCCCCAGCTGCCGCTGCTCGCCGGCGTCACGTTCGCGGTGCTCGCCGTGATCGAGGCCGTGCTCGCGTTCCGGGTTCGCTCCCGGATCAGGAACGGCCGCGTCGTTGCCGCTATCGGGATCGCCCGATCGGTGGCCTTGGCGAAGGCTTCGTCACTCGCTGGCGCGTTCATGGCGGGTGCTTGGCTCGCGGCGCTCGCCTACCTTTTTCCCCGACGTGACGAACTCGTCGCCGCGGTTCTCGACACCCGGGCCGCGGTGGTCGGCGTGGTTTCCGCGGCACTGCTGGTAGCAGCGGGTTTGTGGCTCGAACACTGCTGCCGGACCCCGCGCGACCAGCCCCGTGAACGGACCCGCGGGACGACCGGTTAG